The following are encoded together in the Tripterygium wilfordii isolate XIE 37 chromosome 18, ASM1340144v1, whole genome shotgun sequence genome:
- the LOC119983901 gene encoding uncharacterized protein LOC119983901 isoform X2 — translation MEDKEKGKGSEERWSGAIVNLTEMASNLDSLQKLLLKKAVFVDEETFSKASLTAEQARNIKVLEQRVETLERELDAAISAAARARAEKRQAEAAQKAAELRAQEVTKELENTTKVFELHMEELRTKQEEISKRDNEIKLLEAIIQTLGGKESRRTSG, via the exons ATGGAGGACAAAGAGAAGGGAAAAGGAAGCGAGGAGAGATGGAGCGGAGCGATAGTCAATTTGACAGAGATGGCTTCCAATCTCGATTCGCTCCAAAAACTACTACTCAAGAAAGCAGTCTTTGTCGACGAAGAGACCTTCTCCAAGGCCTCTCTCACTGCTGAGCAAGCTCGAAACATTAAG GTTCTTGAACAAAGGGTAGAGACTTTGGAAAGAGAACTTGATGCTGCAATTAGCGCTGCTGCACGTGCTCGTGCAGAAAAGAGACAGGCGGAGGCTGCACAAAAAGCTGCTGAATTACGTGCACAAGAAGTCACAAAAGAACTTGAGAACACCACAA AGGTATTTGAACTACACATGGAAGAGTTGCGTACGAAGCAAGAAGAAATCTCAAAGCGCGACAATGAGATTAAACTCCTTGAAGCTATTATACAAACCCTCGGTGGAAAAGAATCTCGTCGTACAAGTGGATAG
- the LOC119983912 gene encoding receptor-like protein 14 produces MKNMECWIRVVVSMWVLLNGLGWTHGCVDQEREALLQLKPFFYTLNWPESSNSSECCEWERVECNATTGRVTKLSLSTIARETWHLNVSYFLPFEQLTSLDLSGNYVQGREGNQGFEILWSRLRKLEVLDLRANNFNESIISSLSGFASLKSLYLNENKMGTTSDTTGFESLWKLRNLELLDLSINYYNNSILSSLRGLSSLKDLNLAKNQLSGTINAQDLNNILNLKRLDMHLNEITGFESFKGDLEFLDLMGNRFNNSVFASLNGLSHLKSLNLSKNQLTGSIHLEELASLSNLEELTISDNSNIEEIMGPEDKTTLNKLKVLGLAFLQTNGKGSVLKSLGPLSALKTIDLRGNILNETNTFEELFNLSTLENLFLDESIIHKDFLQNHVAACTSLKVLHLSRCGLKGTLPNRGWCELKNLEELDLGDNEFEGALPSCMANMSSLHTLRLTRNQFTGNLASGPIPKLKSIESLLLGYNHFQVSLESFANHTSLKNLMANDNELIEEVASYSWTPKLQLEVLSLSHCIPKTPKASSLNFLYHQFNLGYLDLSGSKFGGAFPSWLFENNTRLEQIYLGDNSFVGSFQLPLHPNLNVSVIDVSYNKLGGHIPSNLSFIFPNLLLFNISMNSFQGIIPPSLGDINSLEFMDLSNNQLSGEIKEQFANTPLQLIKLSNNNFSGRIPDLFDPIRLHFLLLGGNNFVGEIPDLSSFIYLMTLDISSNSLSGMLPSWIANMSDLRIISLSGNQFEGSIPLEFCKLYELQFLGLSSNDLSGSIPPCFSELTNLEYVLLSRNKFGGPIPHALINVTGLRNLDLGGNNFSGTIPNWIGNFSSLTILLLQANNLHGNIPIELCQLKQLNILALSSNNLSGRLHACLSNLSSITPSRVSIQAYLKISYINSLPNFEDSTSDFGHLIFPIQEALELATKGNSLSYIGFNLDHMYAIDLSCNRFFGEIPPEFGNLSNVRALNLSHNNLSGSIPASFSKLKQLESLDLSYNDLSGQIPPQLTEIYTLAVFSVAHNDLSGPVPDFKAQFGTFNESCYEGNPLLCGPPMNNSCDETHFAPPPLKEESEDDGFMDMTFFWVTFVVTYTVALFGVASVLYINSNWRHAWFYRIDVCFHTCYYFLLDRFQ; encoded by the exons ATGAagaatatggagtgttggataaGAGTGGTGGTAAGTATGTGGGTGTTGCTAAATGGGTTGGGTTGGACTCATGGGTGTGTGGACCAAGAGAGGGAGGCTCTCTTACAACTGAAACCTTTCTTTTATACCTTAAATTGGCCAGAGAGTAGTAATTCTTCAGAATGTTGTGAGTGGGAAAGGGTGGAGTGCAATGCAACTACTGGAAGAGTAACCAAGCTCTCTCTTTCTACTATAGCAAGGGAGACATGGCATCTCAATGTGTCTTATTTTCTTCCCTTTGAACAACTCACAAGTCTCGACTTGAGCGGCAATTATGTGCAGGGTCGTGAGGGGAATCAAG GATTTGAAATATTGTGGTCGAGGTTGAGGAAGCTGGAGGTCCTTGACTTACGTGCGAATAATTTCAATGAGAGCATTATATCGTCTTTGAGTGGGTTTGCTTCTCTCAAGTCTCTTTatctaaatgaaaataaaatgggAACAACCTCAGATACAACCG GTTTTGAAAGTCTGTGGAAGTTAAGGAACTTAGAGCTTCTTGATTTGAGCATTAACTACTATAACAACAGCATCTTGTCATCCTTACGTGGTCTTTCTTCTTTAAAAGATTTAAATCTTGCAAAGAACCAATTAAGTGGAACAATTAATGCCCAAG ATTTAAATAATATCCTCAACTTGAAGAGGTTGGATATGCATTTAAATGAGATTACAGGCTTTGAATCATTTAAAG GTGATCTGGAGTTCCTTGATTTGATGGGAAATCGCTTCAATAATAGTGTTTTTGCATCCCTCAATGGACTTTCACATTTGAAATCTCTAAATTTGTCCAAAAATCAATTGACAGGATCAATACACCTTGAAG AGTTGGCAAGTTTGAGTAACTTGGAGGAGCTAACCATTAGCGACAACAGTAACATCGAAGAGATTATGGGACCTGAAG ACAAAACAACCTTAAACAAGTTAAAGGTGCTTGGTCTGGCATTTCTCCAAACCAATGGTAAAGGCAGTGTGCTAAAATCACTAGGGCCATTATCAGCTCTTAAGACGATTGATCTTCGAGGAAATATTTTGAATGAAACAAATACGTTTGAAG AGTTGTTTAATTTGAGTACGCTGGAAAATCTGTTTCTGGATGAATCTATCATCCACAAAGATTTTCTCCAAAATCATGTTGCGGCTTGCACTTCTCTCAAGGTTCTTCATTTGAGTCGTTGTGGTCTCAAAGGCACCCTACCCAATCGAG GGTGGTGTGAGTTAAAAAACTTGGAGGAGCTTGATCTTGGTGACAATGAATTTGAAGGAGCACTTCCATCATGTATGGCAAACATGTCATCTCTTCACACTTTGCGTCTCACTCGCAATCAATTCACTGGAAATCTTGCTTCCGGTCCTATACCCAAACTCAAGTCTATCGAATCTCTCTTACTCGGATATAATCACTTTCAAGTATCCCTCGAGTCATTCGCAAACCACACAAGCCTAAAAAATCTCATGGCCAATGATAACGAATTGATTGAAGAAGTTGCCTCTTATTCTTGGACTCCAAAATTACAACTAGAGGTATTGAGTTTGTCACATTGCATACCAAAAACTCCAAAGGCAAGTTCCCTCAACTTCTTATACCATCAATTCAACTTGGGATATCTTGATCTTTCTGGTTCAAAGTTTGGTGGAGCATTCCCCAGTTGGTTGTTTGAGAACAACACAAGATTAGAACAGATTTACTTGGGGGATAACTCATTCGTGGGCTCATTTCAATTGCCATTACATCCTAATCTAAATGTGTCTGTGATAGATGTATCCTACAACAAGTTAGGGGGTCACATTCCGTCAAACTTATCCTTTATTTTTCCAAACCTATTGCTTTTCAATATATCTATGAATTCCTTTCAAGGTATCATCCCTCCAAGTTTGGGAGACATAAATTCCTTGGAATTTATGGATTTATCAAACAATCAACTTTCGGGAGAAATAAAAGAGCAATTTGCTAACACTCCGTTGCAGCTCATCAAACTCTCGAACAACAATTTTTCTGGTCGCATTCCTGACTTGTTTGACCCTATTCGTTTGCACTTTTTATTGTTGGGTGGCAATAACTTTGTCGGGGAGATACCTGATCTCTCATCATTCatatatttgatgacattggaTATCAGCAGTAACTCTCTGTCAGGCATGCTTCCGAGTTGGATAGCCAATATGTCAGATTTGCGCATAATATCCCTGTCTGGCAATCAATTTGAGGGTTCTATTCCGTTAGAATTCTGCAAACTTTATGAGCTTCAATTCTTGGGTCTTTCTAGTAATGATTTATCTGGCTCTATACCACCTTGTTTCAGTGAATTGACAAATTTAGAGTATGTCCTTTTGAGTAGAAACAAGTTCGGAGGCCCCATTCCACATGCTTTAATTAATGTTACTGGTTTGCGCAATCTAGATCTTGGAGGTAACAACTTCAGCGGAACAATACCAAATTGGATTGGTAACTTCTCTAGTTTGACTATTCTTCTTTTGCAAGCTAATAATCTCCATGGCAATATTCCCATTGAGTTATGCCAATTGAAACAGTTAAACATATTGGCTCTTTCCTCGAATAATTTGTCTGGACGCTTACATGCTTGCTTAAGTAATTTGTCGTCGATAACACCGAGTCGCGTCTCTATTCAAGCATATTTGAAGATTTCTTATATCAACTCTCTTCCCAATTTCGAAGACTCTACTTCTGATTTTGGTCATCTCATTTTTCCTATACAAGAAGCTTTGGAGTTAGCAACAAAGGGCAACTCACTTTCTTACATAGGATTCAATCTTGATCACATGTATGCAATCGATCTCTCTTGCAATCGATTCTTTGGAGAAATTCCCCCTGAATTCGGAAATTTGAGCAATGTGAGAGCCTTAAATTTGTCTCACAACAATCTAAGTGGGTCAATCCCTGCATCGTTTTCGAAACTGAAGCAGTTAGAAAGTTTAGATCTTTCTTATAATGACCTGAGTGGTCAAATTCCCCCTCAGTTGACCGAGATATACACTTTGGCAGTGTTTAGCGTAGCACATAATGATTTATCAGGTCCAGTTCCTGATTTCAAAGCTCAATTCGGGACATTCAACGAAAGTTGTTACGAGGGAAATCCTCTTCTTTGTGGACCTCCAATGAACAACAGTTGTGATGAGACTCATTTTGCCCCACCACCTTTGAAAGAAGAAAGCGAGGATGATGGGTTCATGGACAtgacttttttttgggtgaccTTTGTGGTGACTTATACCGTGGCACTATTTGGTGTAGCATCAGTCTTGTACATAAATTCAAATTGGCGACATGCATGGTTTTACCGCATTGATGTATGCTTCCATACTTGCTACTACTTTCTGTTGGACAGGTTCCAATAA
- the LOC119983901 gene encoding uncharacterized protein LOC119983901 isoform X1: protein MEDKEKGKGSEERWSGAIVNLTEMASNLDSLQKLLLKKAVFVDEETFSKASLTAEQARNIKVLEQRVETLERELDAAISAAARARAEKRQAEAAQKAAELRAQEVTKELENTTRKLLYGNKIDTHGKHIQPHSLEVFELHMEELRTKQEEISKRDNEIKLLEAIIQTLGGKESRRTSG, encoded by the exons ATGGAGGACAAAGAGAAGGGAAAAGGAAGCGAGGAGAGATGGAGCGGAGCGATAGTCAATTTGACAGAGATGGCTTCCAATCTCGATTCGCTCCAAAAACTACTACTCAAGAAAGCAGTCTTTGTCGACGAAGAGACCTTCTCCAAGGCCTCTCTCACTGCTGAGCAAGCTCGAAACATTAAG GTTCTTGAACAAAGGGTAGAGACTTTGGAAAGAGAACTTGATGCTGCAATTAGCGCTGCTGCACGTGCTCGTGCAGAAAAGAGACAGGCGGAGGCTGCACAAAAAGCTGCTGAATTACGTGCACAAGAAGTCACAAAAGAACTTGAGAACACCACAA GAAAGCTCCTATACGGAAACAAAATTGACACACATGGTAAACACATACAACCACATAGCCTCG AGGTATTTGAACTACACATGGAAGAGTTGCGTACGAAGCAAGAAGAAATCTCAAAGCGCGACAATGAGATTAAACTCCTTGAAGCTATTATACAAACCCTCGGTGGAAAAGAATCTCGTCGTACAAGTGGATAG